From the genome of Corallococcus macrosporus DSM 14697:
ATCGAGGGGGCTTGCCAGTAGGGAATCACGTCAGGCGGCTCCAGGAGAAGCGAACGTCCCACCCTTAATCCGGGCGGAGGGATGTGGGCGAACAATTGTCGGAACGGAGTCTTTCCCGGCCTCGTCTTTCCCTGGGTCGGGTGGAGGACACCGCTCCTGTGTGCCTCCGGGCACCTCGCTCGTACCCGGGAGGGAATCACTCCCACTTCCGGACGTTCGCGCAAGGCCAGTTAGAACCGAATTAATCCATTCGTGCGTGTACTACGGGAAATCCGTGGTTTTTTGTCAGGCCCTCCCTGTCCAATCGAACGGGGAACACAGGGCCGCTCTGGAGGAAAGGGGGACAGGCATGACGCCGCGAGCAGACTGTCACGTCGGGCCGGGCGCGCGAAGGCGCGCGATGCGGACGTGCGCGCGCTCCTGGCCACGCCACCCCTGGCCCGGGCAACCCCTTCCACCCGCCGGGCCGGAGGTCCCGGGGGGACGTCGCCACGGGCACGCGGCGCGGAGGTCGCGCTGGCGGGCCGCCCTTGTCGGAGGCGCGCGGCCACGCGCGCGCCCCCTTCGCCCCTGCCGCACGCGCGAGGCTCCGCACGCGGCGGGCGCTGAACTGATGCTGGACGACCTCGCCTCACGCGTCCGGCGTAGCACGGTGGTTCAAGGAGCACACAACCCATGAAGTCCTACCTGTTGGTTCCAAAGGAGTCCATCGAGACGCAGGCGCGCGTGGGGCCTCGCGGCACGGAGCAGGGCGAGCGCGTGCTGTCGCGCACCACGGCGCTGCGCTTCACGGTGGCGAACCGGGCGCCGGACACGCTGTCCGCGCTCGGCCTGCGCTCGGCCACGCTGCCCGGCGCGCGGCCGCCCGTCAGCGGACAGGAGGAGCGCCGCCGCAAGGGCAAGGGCGCGCGCGCCGGCACGCGCGGCGCGGACTCCTCCACGCCGCCCATGCCGGGCGCGACGGTGGCGGAGCAGACGGGCGCGGAGCCGGGCAGCTACCGGTACATGCCGCTCATCGGCGCCACCATGGCCCACTTCTACGAAGCGCACACGGAGAAGGAGGCCCGCGGCGAGCTGGAGCGCGACTTCGAGTTCATCCCCGACGTCGTCCCGCTGTCCTTCCCCGGCCCGGTGTCGGCCGGACAACCGGGACCGCGCAACCGGGGCATGTCCTCGCTGGCCGAGCGCGAGTGGCCCGACGAGTCCGGCGTCCCCCTGGCCCACGCCCAGGGCATCCGCGGCGCCGGCGTGATGCTGGGCATCCTCGACACCGGCGTGGACGCGGACCACCCCGAGCACGCCGCGCGCGTCATCCAGTTCCGCTACGTCTCCCTCTTCCCCAACTCGCCGCACAACCCGGCGCGTGACATCCGCGGCTTCGACCCGGACGGCCACGGGACGCACGTGTGCGGCATCGCCGCGGGTGTGCACCACGGCGTCGCCCCGGAGGTGGACCTCTACGTCGCGTCCGTCATCGAATCGGAGACCATCCGCACCAGCCTGGGCCGCGTGGCCGCGGGCATGGAGTGGCTGCTGCACCAGTTCAGCCGCCCGGAGAACTCCACGCGGCCCGCGGTGGTCAACCTGTCGCTCGGCTTCCCGCTGATGCCGCCGCCGGGCATCTCGGAGGCGGACTACAACCTCAACCTGCGCGCCCTGCAGACGATGATTCGTCGCCTGCTCGACAGCAATGTCCTGCCTGTTGTGGCGGCAGGCAACAGTGGACCTGACACGGTTGGTTATCCAGCCGCCTTTCCGGAATCACTGGCTGTCGGCGCGGTCGACTTCGAGCGTAACGTGGCCACATTCTCCGCGAGCGGCACCGTGGGTAGGCGCGTCGTGCCGGACATCATGGGTTATGGCGTGAATGTCTATTCCAGCACGGAGCGCCGTTGTAACAACCAGGCGTTCTACGAGCGAATGAGTGGCACGAGCATGGCCGCGCCTTATGTAGCGGGTATCGCAGCGCTGTACCGTTGCCGTGCCCCTGACTTGACGGCGCTCGAGGTGAGGGATTTGATCCTGTCGAATGCGGTGAAGCTCCCTCGGTCGGGGACGCACAAGACAGGCAAGGGCCTGGCCGTATTCAGGTGACGGTGGTGGTTGAAGCCGGGGTCGGCGCCATCCGAGCGCCGGACCCGGGAGAGGATGAGGGCCATGGGCAGGAAGAATGGCGAATGGGGGGACGTCCGGGTCGGCGGCGGGCCAGGCCTGTCCGCGCGCGTGCGCCCCTTGCCGGGCGCCGCGGGTGCGGACACGCAGCCGGACTGGATTGACGTGACGGTGATGCCCCGCGAGGAGCCCGCGGCGGTGTCGCGTGGGCGCGCGTCTCAACGTCCGCCCGTCCGCTCACGCGCGGAGGTGCACCAGGCCGGCCTGGCCGAAAGCGCGCGCTTCCACCAAAGCCTCATGCGCTGGCTGGAGGCCCACCATCTCCTGGGCGCGGTGCGCTCGGTGAGCGAGCCGGGCTCCATGCCCATGCTCCACCTGCGCTGCGCGCCGCGCGTGCTGGACCAGCTCCAGCGCGCCCCGGAGTTCGAGGCGGGCACCATGATGCCCCTCGACCTCATCTAGCGGTGGGCGCCCCTCGCCTCGCGCCCCTGGTCTGGGACTCCCTCCCTGTCCGAGGAGGGCTGCCCCGGTGGCCCTGCCGCCACCGACTTGGAAAAGGCCTTGTTCCTGCCTTTCCTGAAGATGCGTTCGGGTCTGCGTTTTCGCCACTGAGAACCGACGACCTCGCTGCTTCTTCCTGAATAGCTTGGAATCTCGCGATTACCCCGCCATCCCGCCAGTCGCCCGCGAGTCGAATGGTGACGTCAGTCATTGGACGGCGCCTCGGGCAGCGCGTGTGAGGTTGTGCGTCTGACGACGGCGTGAGGCGTGACTGTCTTCGCGTGTCGCCGTGGCTCGCTGGCACCCGCGTCGCGCGGTGTGACGTCCATTGCACACGCGCACAGTCCATTCGTCCCCATGCCGTCCCCGCGCCGCCAGCAAAACCAGGGACCTGCGTCTGTTCGTTGAAAGGCATGAAGGTTGCCTTTCGCGGTTCCTCGGACGCGAGCCCCCGGAGTCCACCCATGCAACTGGAGACGAAACCCTCACGCGGTGCGTGCACCCCCTCTCACTCGGAGGTGGCGCGATGACGGCCTGGAAGCCGGGAAGCTCGTGCCGCCGCTGCCGCCGCAGGCGCTCCCCCCGGGTGTCCCGCCCGCCAGCGACCTCCAGCGCGCCCAAGGCGGGCCCACACGCCAGCGTCGCGGCGCGCTGCGTGGCCGGCAG
Proteins encoded in this window:
- a CDS encoding S8 family peptidase codes for the protein MKSYLLVPKESIETQARVGPRGTEQGERVLSRTTALRFTVANRAPDTLSALGLRSATLPGARPPVSGQEERRRKGKGARAGTRGADSSTPPMPGATVAEQTGAEPGSYRYMPLIGATMAHFYEAHTEKEARGELERDFEFIPDVVPLSFPGPVSAGQPGPRNRGMSSLAEREWPDESGVPLAHAQGIRGAGVMLGILDTGVDADHPEHAARVIQFRYVSLFPNSPHNPARDIRGFDPDGHGTHVCGIAAGVHHGVAPEVDLYVASVIESETIRTSLGRVAAGMEWLLHQFSRPENSTRPAVVNLSLGFPLMPPPGISEADYNLNLRALQTMIRRLLDSNVLPVVAAGNSGPDTVGYPAAFPESLAVGAVDFERNVATFSASGTVGRRVVPDIMGYGVNVYSSTERRCNNQAFYERMSGTSMAAPYVAGIAALYRCRAPDLTALEVRDLILSNAVKLPRSGTHKTGKGLAVFR
- the popD gene encoding PopC secretion inhibitor PopD, whose amino-acid sequence is MGRKNGEWGDVRVGGGPGLSARVRPLPGAAGADTQPDWIDVTVMPREEPAAVSRGRASQRPPVRSRAEVHQAGLAESARFHQSLMRWLEAHHLLGAVRSVSEPGSMPMLHLRCAPRVLDQLQRAPEFEAGTMMPLDLI